CACAGAAATTCAACGCTGCAGTTAAAAAAGCCAAGGAAGAAGGTGGCGCTGTAGAGATGGGTTCCATTGAGCCTGTCAAGTCCGGTATCTTCGATTACCGTTTCAAGTTCTGGGGTGAAGAGTTCCGCATCAACCCGGCACTGTTCGCTTTCCTCGGTATTATTGTCGGTGTTGTTTCCCGTGCGTTCGGTATCGGCGGCGGTTTTCTGCTCGTTCCGATGATGACCACCATCGCGGCCCTGCCCATGTATGTGGCTGTTCCTATTTCTCTTATCGGTACCTGTTTCTCAAGTATCGGTTCCTTTATCGGCTACGTGATGAACGGTTACCTGCCTGATCTTACTCTCGCCATTGCCATCATCATCGGTGGTTTTGTGGGTGGTATGCTCGGCAGCCGCTTTCAGAAACTTTTCAGCGAAAAAGCGCTGAAAATCATCCTGGCCTGTACCCTGTTCTTCCTCTTCTTCAGATTCCTGAAGATCGAGTACTGGATATAGACCGTTTCGGATCAATCCGGAGAACCGTAACAGCTCCCCTGCAGTAATTATTTCCTGCAGGGGATCAGGACGACTAAACAGTCCGGCTGAACCCAATGGATCAGCAACTCAACAATGAAATTTTAACTGCGGAAACACCTTCTACAGAAAAAATTTTCGGATACAATTATGGAAACAGTTTTCGATAAAACCTGGGAATATCTTTATTCCCTCATCCGCCAGGGGGTAATGACTCTTGACTTCCTGCTCGAACACCTGCATTTTCTCGGGCCGGTAGCAGTCATTTTTCTCCTTGGACTTGTTACGGTTGCTGTAACAAAGGTGCTGAAAAAGTATATTCGCACTAAACGACTGATAAAACTTGAGAAAGAGTTTCAATACTGGCTCTCCCTTCGAGAAGAGGCCATGCGCTGTGAGGACAGGGAAAAGGCAAAGGCACTTGCAAAAAATATAGATCAGGCCAAACTCAACAAGGCCTATTATGACTATTTTTTCGAGGGCCTGATGCTCAGCTTTATCACGTTTTACCTGCCCGTTATATCCATGGCTTCATATATCAACGAATCGTACAGGAGCAAAAGACTTCTGGAACTGTTCGGCAGAGATTACATTTTCAGGTTCGGCCAGGAAAACCCTGTTGTGATCGGAGCAGTTTTCTGGTTTCTCACAACCGTTGTTCTCCTCAACATTGGTCTCTATATCAAAAACTGGATGAAAAAACGTTACAGGGCTTCACAGAAGGGACAGGAAAAAAAAAGAATTGAACTGCCCGGAAAAAAAAAGGGAAGCCCACTTGATCAATCGGGCATCGAAAGATGTTCCTGATTTTGGAGGTATGATGATGAAAAAATCTGTTTACTCCATCTGCGGGATGTGCACCGTACGCTGTCCCATCAGGGTGGAAACAGAAAACAACAAGGTAACCTGGATCGAAGGGAATCAGCATCTCTTAGGTGGTGCTCTCTGCGCTAAAGGTTCTGCGGGTCCGGCGCTGGTTGCCGACAAGGAACGACCCCAGCAGCCACTTATTCGTGACGGTGCCAGAGGCTCCGGCCGCTGGAAAGAGGTCAGCTGGCCGACAGCCTATGACTATATTACGGACAAGCTGAAAAAAATCAAAAGTGAATATGGACCCGAATCCGTTGTCCTCAGTTCCAGGGGCGGTCCGTGGCAATCCCTGTACAAGGCATTTATTCACAGGTTCGGCTCCCCGAATTACACCAACCATGACAATACCTGTGGACGAAACACCCACCACTCCAGCCTCTCTATCAACGGAGTAGGCAGGAAAGGGTTTGTTTACGATATCAAAAATGCCAAACACCTGATTCTTTTCGGCCGCAATATGTTTTCTTCCCTGCGCATTGCCGAAAACCTGCAGACTCTTGACATGCTCGACAACGGAGGCAAGCTGACCTACGTTGACGTTCGCCAGACAATGACCGGACTGAAAGCAACCCGTTTTTTCCAGGTGCGTCCCGGAACTGATTACGCTCTGGCGCTGGGCATGATTCATGAAATAATCCGCAGAGAAGCCTATGATGCGGAATTTATTGAACGATATGTTACAGGTTTTGACCAGCTCTGTTATTTTGTAGAACAGTACACACCCGCATGGGCGGCCAAGGAATGCGGAGTACGGGAAAAGGCCATCAAGAACTTTGTGGATGAGCTGCAGGAAGATATGCCGAAAGTCATCTTCCATCCGGGCTGGAACTACTCCAGGTACAAGGACTCCTTTTATGCCGCAAGAGCCCTGCATATCCTGAACGTCCTCATGGGCAGCATTGAGCAGAAAGGCGGCCTCATTATTCCCAAGGGACCAGGTGACTGTGGAGTTCCATCCATCAGAAATATTGACTTTCCCAAACCTGATATCAAACGTGGTGATGGTGTAGGCTGGAAATACAACCATTTCGACAAGGGACCCGGACTCGCCCATCTCTTCTTTCCCACCATGGAAAGTGAAGATCCCTATCCGATCAAGGCCTGGATAGCCATGCGTCATGACCCGTTCTCATGCATGCCCGAGCCCCAGAAGCAGGAAAAGTATTTTGATAAATGCGACCTGCTCGTATCCATCGACGCCCACTACAGTGAATTCGGCTGGTATTCCGACGTTATCCTGCCGGAATCCACTTACCTGGAAAGGGATAACGGCATCTGTGTCCAGAAAGGGCCCAAGCCCCGGTTCGGCAGAAGACAGAAAGCGATAGAACTTGAAAATGATACCAAGCCATCCTGGCAGATCTTCAAGGATCTGGCAGACCGCCTGGATATGAAGGATTTCTTTCCGTTTGATACCATCGAAGATTTCTGGAAGTGGCAGCTTGAGCCCACAGGATTCAAACTGGAAGATTTTGATGAAAAGGGATTTATACCTCTCACCGACAAGGTGATCATGTACGATCCGAAAAACCTCGACGGCCAGTTCAAAACTCCTTCGGGCAAAATTGAAATCATCAGTAAAAAACTCGATGACGCCGGCCTGCCTTCTCTGAAGGAATATGAATCACCCATCAGACCACCGAAAGGTATGTTCAGACTGGTTTATGGCCGTACTGCGGTTCATACCCACGGTCATACCATCAACAATCCGCTTCTCAACGAGCTGATGCCTGAAAACAGCCTGTGGATTAATGTGAAGGCAGCCAAGAAGCTTGGTATTGCCGATGGTGACCTGGTTGATGTCGTTTCCGAGAATGAAACCTACAGTGGAACAGTTCCGGCACGCGTGGTGGAATACATCCATCCGGAAGCTGTCTATACCCTGCACGGCTTCGGTCGGGAGATTCCACTCCAGACCAGGGCCTGCCATGCAGGAATCAGCGATCAGAAGCTGATGGATAACAAGCTGGATGACTGGGATCAGGCTGGTGGTGCCATTAACCTCTGCGAGGTTTTTGTTGTCGTCCGTCGCAGTGTCAGAAGTGCCAAGAGGAGGGTTGAGTTATGAACAAATATATGATCTACCTCAACGGAAAACGATGTATAGGCTGCCACGGTTGCGAAATCCACTGCAAGGCCAACAAAAATCTTCCGGTAGGACCTCAGCTCTGTGAAATTGATCACTCCGAGATGGTCACGGTGAAAAGCGTTTCAAAAACGGAATTCTTTTTCCGTTCCTGCTATCACTGCGAAGAACCGTTCTGTGTTCCAATCTGTCCGACGGATGCCATGATCAAGCGGGAGGATGGTATTGTCTATATCGACCAGGAGAAATGCATAGGCTGCATGGCCTGTGCCGGAGCCTGTCCGTGGACAATTCCACAGATGAACCCGGATACCAAAAAAGCGATAAAATGTGATTACTGCATGGATCGCGTAGATGCAGGTTTGAAGCCAGCCTGCGTTACCAAATGTACCACCCATGCACTGAAATTTGTTATCCTTCAGGAAGTGGAGTAATTTTTCAACAGCGGGGTGCCATCCTGTCACCCCGCTGTCTGCAGGTTTAGAATCTTTTTTGCATTCGCGCTGGTCTGCCTGGCAATTTCCTCCATGGACTCCCGCCGTATCAAAGACAGTGCCTCCAGAACATTCGGTAAGTATTCTGGGCTGTTAGGTAAATTTTTTTGAGCGACAGGACCCACCATATCGGGGGCATCAGTTTCAAGAACAATTGCCTCCAGGGGCAATTCAGCTGCCAGTTTCCTGATTTTTTTCGCCCTCTCCCATGTCACCATGGTCCCGTAGCCCAACACGAATCCCAATCGCACGTAAATATCCGCCTGTTGTCTGCTGCCATTGAAAGCATGGACAATACCACCATAACTGAAGTGCGACTGACGCAACACTGCCAGCACCTGATCATGGGCCTTTCTCACATGGAGCAGGATCGGCAGGTGCAAGACCTTTGCAATATCAAGCTGCCCCTGAACAATTCCTGCTGTTTCTGCACATCTCTGTGCCCAGACTGGAAATCAAGACCGATCTCCCCCACGGCTACCACATTTTCGTTCTCACAGAGACTTCGCAACACCTCCAGAGCGTCAAGCTTACAGGGGAAAAGAGGATGCAATCCCAAGGCTGGATGAAGATATGATTTTTCACGGCATAAAGAGAGTATTTCCTGCCAGCTGTCATAACTGTAACCGGGAATAACAAAATCGGTGACCCCGGCTTTCCTGCTGCGAGAGAGAATTCCATCAAGGTCCGAAGCAAGAAGGGAATGATTGAGATGACAATGGGTGTCAATGAGTTCTATTTTCCTTTCCATCCGTTAACTCTACTCACAAAAATGAAATATGATTGAAAAGAACCCGGAAAAAAGCTAGGTTGTGTCTGTTCAGAAATGAAATTTTTTGTTCGAGTTCAAGGAGCATAGAAAAATAAAAAGCGCAGCATATTAGGCATATGTGAGCATTTTTATTTTTCGTAGCGACGCAGAAATCGGGCAAAAAGACCATTTATGGACAGACACCAGGTTGTGTCAGTTCACAAATGAACATAATCTTCTTTTACATTGACCTTTTTCATGAACAGCTACAACAATAATTTTTTGAAATGGTTCCGCCATGTGTCTCCCTATATTCATCTTCACCGGGGAAAGACCTTTGTCATCATGATCCCGGGAGACTGCATTGAACAGCAGAACTTTCCCAATATTATCTGGGATATCGCGACCCTGCACTCCCTCGGTATACGCCTTGTCATCGTTCACGGGGCAAGAATACAGATCGAAAAGGAACTGTCGAAGGATAACATCCGATCCCGTTTTCATGAAGGGTCAAGAATCACGGAAAGAAACCACCTGGAAGCCGTTCTCAAGGCGATCGGGTCCACACGCTTCCAGCTGGAGGCTCTTTTTTCCAGTGGCCTGCCGGATTCTCCCATGTCCGGAGCAAAAATAAAGCTTCGCAGCGGTAATTTCATAACCGCGAAACCACAGGGTGTAATCAACGGCATCGATCATCAGATGACCGGAAAAGTGCGCAGTGTCGATACTGATGCCATTCTGGAAATTGTCGCAGGTGGCGGACTACCTCTTCTCTCTCCCCTGGGATACTCGGTCACCGGGGAAGTCTTCAACCTCTCTTTCGCCGATGTCGGAATCAGTGTAGCTGCCACCATTCAAGCTGATAAAATTCTTATTTTCAATGACGACGGCCCCATCCACGATAAAAATAACAGTCTCTACCGTCAGTTGACAATTGAACAGTGTGAAACATTTCTCCATGACCAACACGACCACGCACCCGCGAGCTCCTATTTTTCCCTGCGTGCCTGCCTGGCTGCCTGCCGACGAGGTATCCCCAGGGCCCATATCATTTCATCCATGGAAGACGGTACCCTGCTCAAGGAACTGTTTACCCGGGACGGCAACGGGACGATGGTTTACGGTGATCACTATGAATCCATCAGAGCAGCAGAGACCAATGATGTTGTCGGTATCATGAATCTTATTTCTCCCCTGGAAAAAAAAGGAATCCTGGTAAAACGTTCCCGTGAGCTTCTGGAGAAGGAGATAGGATATTTCACCGTCATGGAAAAGGATAATATGATTATTGGTTGCGCAGCCCTTTACCCGATCCAGGATGCAGCAGCTGGAGAACTGGCATGTGTTGCAGTCATGAAAGAATATCAAAAGGATGGTCGAGCAAAACAACTGCTCGACCATATTGAAAAGAAGGCGAGGCAACATGGCCTGAAACAGATTTTTTCGCTGACCACCAGGACCGCCCACTGGTTTCTTGAACAGGGATTTGTTGAAACCAGCCTGGACAGGATGCCGGCAAGCCGGAAAAAATTATATAACTACCAGCGTAACTCCAAGATTTTTGTAAAATCTCTCCAGGAACCTGTCCAACTATCTACAGAGTAATTTTTGAAACCATTTGCTCCAGATTTTCAGCCAGATTCTGTATATCTTCCCCATTATCCTTGACCTTGTCCGCGGAATTGGATGTGGCCTGACTGTGCTCTGAAACCTCGTTCATGTCACCTGCCACCTCACTGGATACGGTTGACAGTTGGGCAACGTTTTCAGTAACCTCCTGAATTCCCAGGGAGGCCTGGGAAATATTGTCTGCTATTTCCATCGTGGTTGCAGACTGCTCCTCAACAGAAGTTGTAATGGTGGAGACAATGGAGTTCACCTCGTTTATGATTTTGGTGATCTGCTGAATCTGGGTCACGGTGCCGGCAGTGGAATTCTGAATACCTTCGATACGGGATTTGATTTCATGGGTAGCGTCTGCTGTCTGTTTTGCGAGATCCTTGATCTCATTTGCCACAACAGCAAAACCTTTTCCGGCCTCTCCTGCCCGTGCGGCCTCAATGGTTGCATTGAGAGCAAGGAGATTGGTCTGCTCAGAAATCTCGGTAATGGTCTCTGTGACCTTGCCGATTTCAGTAGCGGCCAAACCCAGCTCGTCAACTTTTTCAGAAGCAGAATTTGCCTCTGCCACAGCCTCTCCTGAAATGGTCTGGGCCTGCTCCGTATTATTCACAATTTCAGTTATGGTTGAAGTCATCTCATCGGTTGCCGTGGAGACCAGGGCAATATTAGTGGAGGCTTCTTCCGTTGCCGCAGCCACGGTATTCATATTGGAACTCATCTGTTCAGCCGCCTGGGCCACATCAATGGAAATTGATGAA
The DNA window shown above is from Desulfomarina profundi and carries:
- a CDS encoding 4Fe-4S dicluster domain-containing protein, which gives rise to MNKYMIYLNGKRCIGCHGCEIHCKANKNLPVGPQLCEIDHSEMVTVKSVSKTEFFFRSCYHCEEPFCVPICPTDAMIKREDGIVYIDQEKCIGCMACAGACPWTIPQMNPDTKKAIKCDYCMDRVDAGLKPACVTKCTTHALKFVILQEVE
- the argA gene encoding amino-acid N-acetyltransferase — its product is MNSYNNNFLKWFRHVSPYIHLHRGKTFVIMIPGDCIEQQNFPNIIWDIATLHSLGIRLVIVHGARIQIEKELSKDNIRSRFHEGSRITERNHLEAVLKAIGSTRFQLEALFSSGLPDSPMSGAKIKLRSGNFITAKPQGVINGIDHQMTGKVRSVDTDAILEIVAGGGLPLLSPLGYSVTGEVFNLSFADVGISVAATIQADKILIFNDDGPIHDKNNSLYRQLTIEQCETFLHDQHDHAPASSYFSLRACLAACRRGIPRAHIISSMEDGTLLKELFTRDGNGTMVYGDHYESIRAAETNDVVGIMNLISPLEKKGILVKRSRELLEKEIGYFTVMEKDNMIIGCAALYPIQDAAAGELACVAVMKEYQKDGRAKQLLDHIEKKARQHGLKQIFSLTTRTAHWFLEQGFVETSLDRMPASRKKLYNYQRNSKIFVKSLQEPVQLSTE
- a CDS encoding molybdopterin-dependent oxidoreductase translates to MMMKKSVYSICGMCTVRCPIRVETENNKVTWIEGNQHLLGGALCAKGSAGPALVADKERPQQPLIRDGARGSGRWKEVSWPTAYDYITDKLKKIKSEYGPESVVLSSRGGPWQSLYKAFIHRFGSPNYTNHDNTCGRNTHHSSLSINGVGRKGFVYDIKNAKHLILFGRNMFSSLRIAENLQTLDMLDNGGKLTYVDVRQTMTGLKATRFFQVRPGTDYALALGMIHEIIRREAYDAEFIERYVTGFDQLCYFVEQYTPAWAAKECGVREKAIKNFVDELQEDMPKVIFHPGWNYSRYKDSFYAARALHILNVLMGSIEQKGGLIIPKGPGDCGVPSIRNIDFPKPDIKRGDGVGWKYNHFDKGPGLAHLFFPTMESEDPYPIKAWIAMRHDPFSCMPEPQKQEKYFDKCDLLVSIDAHYSEFGWYSDVILPESTYLERDNGICVQKGPKPRFGRRQKAIELENDTKPSWQIFKDLADRLDMKDFFPFDTIEDFWKWQLEPTGFKLEDFDEKGFIPLTDKVIMYDPKNLDGQFKTPSGKIEIISKKLDDAGLPSLKEYESPIRPPKGMFRLVYGRTAVHTHGHTINNPLLNELMPENSLWINVKAAKKLGIADGDLVDVVSENETYSGTVPARVVEYIHPEAVYTLHGFGREIPLQTRACHAGISDQKLMDNKLDDWDQAGGAINLCEVFVVVRRSVRSAKRRVEL
- a CDS encoding methyl-accepting chemotaxis protein, with product MERVIAGAPSAKDELHWIEEHSNNLLVAMNKAVVQMQKDAESSVSLLLALQLAGLGIGIFFSIIGVIVIQKVIGRLNQITEFAQVIGNGDLSRKSGISGEDEIGQIGHYLDDMSGNLNEMFGEVSQNSQKLSDLSTSLGNIAVEMQERAKATSSISIDVAQAAEQMSSNMNTVAAATEEASTNIALVSTATDEMTSTITEIVNNTEQAQTISGEAVAEANSASEKVDELGLAATEIGKVTETITEISEQTNLLALNATIEAARAGEAGKGFAVVANEIKDLAKQTADATHEIKSRIEGIQNSTAGTVTQIQQITKIINEVNSIVSTITTSVEEQSATTMEIADNISQASLGIQEVTENVAQLSTVSSEVAGDMNEVSEHSQATSNSADKVKDNGEDIQNLAENLEQMVSKITL